In Streptomyces qaidamensis, one DNA window encodes the following:
- a CDS encoding D-glycero-alpha-D-manno-heptose-1,7-bisphosphate 7-phosphatase encodes MTPRPGPWLLPGQVRQRPYDPGSPLPAAVLFDRDGTLVSDVPYNGDPSRVALMPGARQAVDAVRAAGVPVGVVTNQSGVGRGLLTRREVEAVRLRVEELLGPFAVWAVCPHVPQEGCDCRKPAPGLILAACRRLAVPPERTAVIGDIGADMQAARAAGARGVLVPTGVTRAEEAEEAEATAPDLPTAVRLVLARAVAAREPR; translated from the coding sequence ATGACGCCGCGCCCCGGCCCCTGGCTGCTCCCCGGGCAGGTGCGGCAGCGCCCGTACGATCCGGGCAGCCCACTGCCCGCGGCCGTCCTCTTCGACCGCGACGGCACGCTCGTCTCCGACGTCCCCTACAACGGCGACCCGTCGCGGGTCGCGCTCATGCCCGGTGCCCGGCAGGCCGTGGACGCCGTGCGCGCCGCCGGGGTGCCCGTCGGTGTCGTCACCAACCAGTCGGGCGTGGGCCGGGGACTGCTGACCCGGCGCGAGGTCGAGGCCGTCCGGCTGCGGGTGGAGGAGCTGCTCGGGCCGTTCGCCGTCTGGGCCGTGTGCCCGCACGTGCCGCAGGAGGGCTGCGACTGCCGCAAACCGGCCCCCGGCCTGATCCTGGCCGCGTGCCGCCGACTCGCCGTCCCGCCGGAACGCACCGCCGTCATCGGCGACATCGGAGCCGACATGCAGGCGGCGCGGGCCGCGGGGGCCCGTGGGGTCCTGGTTCCCACGGGCGTCACCCGTGCCGAAGAGGCAGAGGAGGCAGAGGCCACGGCACCGGACCTGCCGACGGCCGTGCGTCTCGTCCTCGCCAGGGCCGTCGCGGCCCGGGAGCCGCGATGA
- a CDS encoding glycosyltransferase family 2 protein: MTGPDAEYAVVIPTLGRPSLGACLHALAGATGPGPARIVLVDDRPDTERTALTAAVPPSLRARTVVVPGGARGPAAARNLGWRAAGDVPWIVFIDDDVVPGPTWGDDLTLDLAAATARTAGITARIEVPLPAGRRPTDWERNTAGLADARWITADMAYRRDALVAVGGFDERFRRAFREDADLALRTLDAGWTLTTGRRTTTHPVRQAGRWISVRLQAGNADDVLMTRLHGRHWWRRAEAPRGRLPLHLAVTGAGVTALGCALLGRHRAAAACAATWLAGTAEFALARILPGPRTRDEVLTMTMTSALVPPAATWHWLRGRLVHRKARPHTPFRSGEPTPVTRPAARERLRS, translated from the coding sequence ATGACCGGACCCGACGCCGAGTACGCCGTGGTGATCCCGACCCTCGGACGGCCCAGCCTGGGCGCATGCCTGCACGCCCTCGCCGGGGCCACCGGGCCCGGCCCGGCCCGGATCGTCCTCGTCGACGACCGGCCCGACACGGAGCGGACCGCCCTCACCGCCGCCGTCCCGCCGTCCCTGCGCGCCCGCACCGTCGTCGTGCCCGGCGGGGCACGCGGACCCGCCGCCGCACGCAACCTCGGCTGGCGGGCCGCCGGTGACGTGCCCTGGATCGTCTTCATCGACGACGACGTCGTCCCCGGACCCACCTGGGGCGACGACCTGACCCTGGACCTGGCCGCGGCGACCGCGCGCACCGCCGGGATCACCGCCCGCATCGAGGTGCCCCTGCCCGCCGGCCGGCGCCCCACCGACTGGGAACGCAACACGGCCGGTCTCGCCGACGCCCGCTGGATCACCGCCGACATGGCCTACCGCCGGGACGCGCTGGTGGCCGTCGGGGGATTCGACGAACGCTTCCGGCGGGCCTTCCGGGAGGACGCCGACCTCGCCCTGCGCACGCTCGACGCCGGCTGGACGCTCACCACCGGCCGGCGCACCACCACCCACCCCGTACGGCAGGCCGGGCGCTGGATCTCCGTGCGCCTCCAGGCCGGCAACGCCGACGACGTGCTGATGACCCGGCTGCACGGCCGTCACTGGTGGCGCCGGGCGGAGGCCCCCCGCGGGCGCCTGCCCCTGCACCTGGCGGTGACCGGAGCGGGAGTCACGGCGCTCGGCTGCGCCCTGCTCGGCCGGCACCGGGCCGCCGCGGCCTGCGCGGCCACCTGGCTGGCCGGCACCGCCGAGTTCGCCCTCGCCCGCATCCTGCCCGGACCGCGCACCCGCGACGAGGTGCTCACCATGACGATGACCAGCGCCCTCGTCCCGCCCGCCGCGACCTGGCACTGGCTGCGCGGGCGCCTCGTGCACCGCAAGGCCCGGCCGCACACCCCGTTCCGGAGCGGCGAGCCGACGCCGGTGACCCGCCCGGCGGCCCGGGAACGGCTGCGGTCATGA
- a CDS encoding carbamoyltransferase — protein MRILGINALFHDPAAALVIDGRTVAAAEEERFSRRKHGKRPLPFSAWELPEQAAAWCLKRAGLRPQDLDAVTYSFDPRLARPAADMGLDDPWDHLRLTYAREAPAFLKTALPGLDPGLVRFVPHHMAHAASSAFAAPDAGNSSVLVLDGRGERASHLAARRVGPRLEALHAQDLPHSLGLVYEELTEHLGFLRSSDEFKVMALASHGRPRMLAELRRHVYPTGDGGFHATGVPWHELCPPRGPDEPWTQDHADVAASAQAVLEETLLDLVRWLHGRTHDRVLTLAGGVALNCVANSRIAREGPFSRVWVQPAAGDAGTALGGALLLSAVEGDEPEAMTGADLGREWSDAELGAWLKAAAVPFERPPDIAATVARALADNGIVAWFQGRSEYGPRALGHRSLLAHPGHAGNLERLNDVKGREQFRPVAPMVLADRAADLFDGPLPSPYMLFVHDVAPAWRERVPAVVHVDGTARIQTVDPAREPLVAAMLGEFERLTGLPVVVNTSLNTAGRPMVDDPRDALECFGSSPVDLLAIGPYAIRRGDLFRTDPRSDDAGGPL, from the coding sequence ATGCGCATCCTCGGAATCAACGCCCTCTTCCACGACCCGGCCGCGGCCCTGGTGATCGACGGACGGACCGTCGCCGCCGCGGAGGAGGAGCGGTTCTCACGGCGCAAGCACGGCAAGAGGCCCCTGCCGTTCTCCGCCTGGGAACTGCCCGAGCAGGCCGCGGCCTGGTGCCTGAAGCGGGCCGGGCTGCGCCCGCAGGACCTCGACGCGGTCACCTACTCCTTCGACCCCCGACTCGCCCGGCCCGCCGCGGACATGGGGCTGGACGACCCCTGGGACCACCTGCGGCTGACCTACGCCCGCGAGGCACCCGCCTTCCTCAAGACCGCCCTGCCCGGTCTCGACCCCGGCCTCGTCCGCTTCGTCCCGCACCACATGGCCCACGCCGCCTCCAGCGCCTTCGCCGCGCCGGACGCCGGGAACTCCTCCGTCCTGGTCCTCGACGGCCGTGGCGAACGCGCATCCCACCTGGCCGCCCGCCGGGTGGGCCCCCGCCTGGAGGCGCTGCACGCCCAGGACCTGCCGCACTCGCTCGGCCTGGTCTACGAGGAGCTCACCGAACACCTCGGCTTCCTGCGCTCCTCCGACGAGTTCAAGGTCATGGCCCTCGCCTCCCACGGCAGGCCGCGCATGCTCGCCGAACTGCGCCGCCACGTGTACCCCACCGGAGACGGCGGCTTCCACGCCACCGGCGTGCCCTGGCACGAGCTGTGTCCGCCCCGCGGGCCCGACGAGCCGTGGACGCAGGACCACGCCGACGTCGCCGCCAGTGCCCAGGCCGTGCTGGAGGAGACCCTGCTCGACCTGGTGCGCTGGCTGCACGGCCGGACCCACGACCGGGTGCTCACCCTGGCCGGCGGCGTCGCCCTCAACTGCGTCGCCAACTCCCGTATCGCCCGTGAGGGCCCCTTCTCCCGGGTGTGGGTGCAGCCCGCCGCGGGAGACGCCGGGACCGCCCTGGGCGGAGCCCTGCTGCTGTCCGCAGTGGAGGGCGACGAGCCGGAGGCCATGACCGGTGCCGACCTCGGCCGGGAGTGGTCCGACGCCGAACTCGGAGCCTGGCTGAAGGCCGCCGCCGTCCCCTTCGAACGGCCCCCGGACATCGCCGCCACCGTCGCCCGCGCCCTGGCGGACAACGGGATCGTCGCGTGGTTCCAGGGCCGATCCGAGTACGGCCCCCGGGCCCTCGGGCACCGCTCCCTGCTGGCCCACCCCGGCCACGCGGGCAACCTGGAACGGCTCAACGACGTCAAGGGCCGCGAACAGTTCCGGCCCGTCGCCCCCATGGTCCTCGCCGACCGCGCAGCCGACCTCTTCGACGGCCCGCTGCCCAGCCCGTACATGCTGTTCGTCCACGACGTGGCCCCCGCGTGGCGGGAGCGTGTCCCCGCCGTCGTGCACGTCGACGGCACCGCCCGCATCCAGACCGTCGACCCGGCCCGCGAACCGCTGGTCGCGGCCATGCTCGGCGAGTTCGAGCGGCTCACCGGCCTGCCCGTGGTCGTCAACACCAGCCTCAACACGGCCGGCCGGCCCATGGTCGACGACCCGCGCGACGCCCTGGAGTGCTTCGGCTCCTCGCCCGTCGACCTGCTGGCCATCGGCCCGTACGCGATCCGGCGCGGCGACCTCTTCCGTACCGACCCCCGCAGCGACGACGCCGGAGGCCCCCTATGA
- a CDS encoding NAD-dependent epimerase/dehydratase family protein — protein MTTALSRNWEHAVVTGGAGFVGSHLCAALLDAGAAVTCVDDFSTGRPENIAPLLEQPGFTLVQADVAEELRIKRPPDLVLHFASPASPADYLRLPLHTLETGSLGTRNALELAHSCGARFVLASTSEVYGDPLQNPQDERYWGNVNPVGPRSVYDEAKRFGEALTTAHADAQGTDTCIVRLFNTYGPRMRGHDGRAVPTFVRQALAGEPLTVTGDGRQTRSLCYVDDTVRGILAAAAHGMRGPVNIGNPTEITMLDLARLVVELAECSSEIRYIERPVDDPAVRCPDITLARDKLGWDPQVRAEEGLRRTIAWFREAGTEE, from the coding sequence ATGACCACCGCCCTCTCACGGAACTGGGAACACGCCGTCGTCACCGGCGGCGCCGGGTTCGTCGGTTCCCATCTGTGCGCCGCCCTGCTGGACGCCGGCGCGGCCGTCACCTGCGTGGACGACTTCAGCACCGGCCGGCCCGAGAACATAGCGCCGCTGCTCGAACAGCCCGGCTTCACGCTCGTCCAGGCCGACGTCGCCGAGGAGCTGCGGATCAAGCGGCCGCCGGACCTCGTCCTGCACTTCGCCTCCCCGGCGTCCCCGGCGGACTACCTGCGCCTCCCGCTGCACACGCTGGAGACCGGCAGCCTCGGCACCCGCAACGCCCTGGAACTCGCCCACTCCTGCGGCGCCCGCTTCGTCCTCGCCTCGACCTCCGAGGTCTACGGCGACCCGCTGCAGAACCCCCAGGACGAGCGCTACTGGGGCAACGTCAACCCCGTCGGCCCGCGCAGCGTCTACGACGAGGCCAAACGCTTCGGCGAGGCGCTGACCACCGCCCACGCCGACGCCCAGGGCACCGACACCTGCATCGTGCGGCTGTTCAACACCTACGGCCCCCGGATGCGCGGCCACGACGGACGCGCGGTGCCCACCTTCGTCCGGCAGGCCCTGGCCGGTGAGCCGCTCACCGTGACCGGCGACGGCCGCCAGACCCGGTCGTTGTGCTATGTCGACGACACCGTGCGCGGCATCCTCGCCGCCGCCGCCCACGGCATGCGCGGCCCCGTCAACATCGGCAACCCGACCGAGATCACCATGCTCGACCTGGCGCGCCTGGTCGTCGAACTCGCCGAGTGCTCCTCGGAGATCCGCTACATCGAACGCCCGGTGGACGACCCGGCCGTGCGCTGCCCGGACATCACCCTGGCCCGCGACAAGCTCGGCTGGGACCCGCAGGTCCGCGCCGAGGAGGGGCTGCGGCGCACCATCGCCTGGTTCCGCGAGGCCGGCACCGAGGAGTGA
- a CDS encoding fructosamine kinase family protein: MTVCSDVVARLTGRAVSDARPLSVALTEVTLDDGRVVVVKRSAEPGAARAEAAGLRWLAAAGSVPLPGVHGHEEGRLVIDRIAQGRPSREAAVRFGRDLAALHAAGAPAFGASPPGGPVDAYIGLAPMRNERGTDWPPWYAEQRVLPYLRRAVDQGTVLAGEAAVVERLCERLPALAGPAEPPARLHGDLWSGNVLWAADGRVWLIDPAAHGGHRETDLAMLRLFGCPHLERVLDGYQEVAPLADGWAGRVGVHQLFPLLVHAVLFGRDYAEQALAVARSAREG, from the coding sequence ATGACCGTCTGTTCCGATGTCGTGGCCCGGCTCACCGGACGGGCGGTCAGCGATGCGAGACCGCTGTCGGTGGCTCTCACCGAGGTCACTCTCGACGACGGGCGGGTCGTGGTCGTCAAGCGGTCAGCCGAACCGGGGGCGGCGCGGGCCGAGGCGGCGGGGCTGCGGTGGCTGGCCGCCGCCGGCAGCGTGCCGCTGCCGGGCGTGCACGGGCACGAGGAGGGCCGGCTGGTCATCGACCGCATTGCGCAGGGGCGGCCGAGCCGGGAGGCGGCCGTGCGGTTCGGCCGGGACCTTGCGGCGCTGCACGCCGCCGGGGCGCCCGCGTTCGGGGCGTCGCCACCGGGCGGGCCGGTGGACGCGTACATCGGGCTCGCGCCGATGCGCAACGAGCGGGGCACCGACTGGCCGCCCTGGTACGCCGAGCAGCGCGTGCTGCCCTATCTGCGGCGGGCGGTCGACCAGGGCACGGTCCTGGCCGGTGAGGCGGCCGTCGTGGAGCGTCTGTGCGAGCGGCTGCCCGCGCTGGCGGGGCCGGCCGAGCCGCCCGCGCGGCTGCACGGCGACCTGTGGAGCGGCAATGTGCTGTGGGCGGCCGACGGACGGGTGTGGCTGATCGACCCGGCCGCGCACGGCGGGCACCGGGAGACGGATCTGGCGATGCTGCGCCTGTTCGGCTGTCCGCATCTGGAGCGGGTGCTGGACGGCTACCAGGAGGTGGCGCCGCTCGCGGACGGCTGGGCGGGCCGCGTCGGCGTGCACCAGCTGTTCCCGCTGCTGGTGCACGCCGTGCTGTTCGGCCGGGACTACGCGGAACAGGCCCTCGCGGTGGCCCGTTCGGCCCGGGAGGGGTGA
- a CDS encoding catalase has product MTDVSGTGPAPGDDRKVLTNRQGHPVYDNQNQRTVGARGPATLENYQLLEKISHFDRERIPERVVHARGVTAYGHFEAYGTWGDEPISRYTRARLFQERGKRTDVAVRFSTVIGGRDSSEAARDPRGFAVKFYTEDGNWDLVGNNLGVFFIRDAIKFPDVIHALKPDPVTFEQQPGRIFDFMSQTPEAMHMLVNLFSPRGIPADYRHMQGFGVNTYKWVNPDGDTKLVKYHWMPKQGVRSMTEEDAANVQADTLGHATKDLYEAVARGDHPEWELLVQMMDDHDHPELDFDPLDDTKTWPEQDFPPKPVGRMVLDRMPQDFFAENEQISFGTGVLVDGLDFSDDKMLIGRTFSYSDTQRYRVGPNYLQLPVNQAKNADVRTNQRDGQMAYHVDGGGENPHVNYEPSITGGLREARYPTHDEQGPEITGRLTRKRIPRTNDYLQAGQRYLLLEDWEREDLVKNFIGQLSQCDRAIQERMVWHFLLVENDLGLRVGEGLGIGPEDVAGLEPLASQDLTDEDRERLANLGKNEPRDVEGLTMTHCVPDERHVVTR; this is encoded by the coding sequence ATGACGGACGTATCCGGTACCGGCCCCGCTCCGGGCGACGACCGCAAGGTACTCACCAACCGCCAGGGCCATCCGGTCTACGACAACCAGAACCAGCGCACGGTCGGCGCCCGCGGCCCCGCCACGCTGGAGAACTACCAGCTCCTGGAGAAGATCAGCCACTTCGACCGGGAGCGCATCCCCGAGCGCGTCGTGCACGCCCGCGGCGTCACCGCCTACGGCCACTTCGAGGCCTACGGCACCTGGGGCGACGAGCCCATCAGCCGCTACACCCGGGCCAGGCTGTTCCAGGAGCGCGGCAAACGCACGGATGTCGCCGTCCGCTTCTCCACCGTCATCGGCGGCCGCGACTCCTCCGAGGCGGCCCGCGACCCGCGTGGTTTCGCCGTCAAGTTCTACACCGAGGACGGCAACTGGGACCTGGTCGGCAACAACCTGGGTGTCTTCTTCATCCGCGACGCCATCAAGTTCCCGGACGTCATCCACGCCCTCAAGCCGGACCCGGTGACCTTCGAACAGCAGCCGGGCCGCATCTTCGACTTCATGTCGCAGACGCCCGAGGCGATGCACATGCTGGTCAACCTGTTCAGCCCGCGCGGCATACCCGCCGACTACCGCCACATGCAGGGCTTCGGTGTCAACACGTACAAGTGGGTGAACCCCGACGGCGACACCAAGCTCGTCAAGTACCACTGGATGCCCAAGCAGGGCGTACGCAGCATGACCGAGGAAGACGCGGCCAACGTCCAGGCCGACACCCTCGGCCACGCCACCAAGGACCTGTACGAGGCGGTCGCCCGCGGTGACCACCCGGAGTGGGAGCTGCTCGTCCAGATGATGGACGACCACGACCACCCGGAGCTCGACTTCGACCCCCTGGACGACACCAAGACCTGGCCCGAGCAGGACTTCCCGCCGAAGCCGGTGGGCCGGATGGTGCTCGACAGGATGCCGCAGGACTTCTTCGCCGAGAACGAGCAGATCTCCTTCGGCACCGGCGTCCTCGTCGACGGCCTGGACTTCTCCGACGACAAGATGCTCATCGGCCGGACCTTCTCCTACAGCGACACCCAGCGCTACCGGGTCGGCCCCAACTACCTGCAGCTCCCCGTCAACCAGGCCAAGAACGCGGACGTGCGCACCAACCAGCGCGACGGCCAGATGGCCTACCACGTGGACGGCGGGGGCGAGAACCCGCACGTCAACTACGAGCCGTCGATCACCGGCGGCCTGCGCGAGGCGCGGTACCCGACCCACGACGAGCAGGGTCCCGAGATCACCGGCCGGCTCACCCGCAAGCGCATCCCCCGCACCAACGACTACCTCCAGGCCGGGCAGCGCTACCTGCTGCTGGAGGACTGGGAGCGCGAGGATCTGGTGAAGAACTTCATCGGTCAACTGTCTCAGTGCGACCGGGCGATCCAGGAGCGCATGGTCTGGCACTTCCTGCTCGTCGAGAACGACCTCGGTCTGCGGGTCGGCGAAGGACTCGGCATCGGCCCGGAGGACGTGGCCGGACTGGAGCCACTGGCGAGCCAGGACCTCACGGACGAGGACCGCGAACGCCTCGCCAACCTCGGCAAGAACGAGCCGCGCGACGTGGAGGGCCTCACGATGACCCACTGCGTCCCCGACGAACGGCACGTCGTGACCCGCTGA